In the genome of Serratia symbiotica (Periphyllus acericola), one region contains:
- the murE gene encoding UDP-N-acetylmuramoyl-L-alanyl-D-glutamate--2,6-diaminopimelate ligase: MEDRNLRDLLGPWVPSAPKRALREMTLDSRIAAAGDLFVAVVGHQMDGRRYIPQAIAQGVAAVIAEADGQAEDGAIVEMHGVPIIYLSQLNQRLSALAGRFYHQPAERLRLVGVTGTNGKTTTTQLLAQWSQLLGETSTVLGTVGNGLLNHVCPAENTTGSAVDLQHQLNDLAEQGATFAAMEVSSHGLVQHRVATLPFAAAVFTNLSRDHLDYHGDMANYEAAKWTLFAGHDVGQMIINADDQVGQHWLRKLPDAVAVTMQDKLLPGCHCRWLKTTAISYQDNGATLRFSSNWGDGEIASQLMGAFNVNNLLLALATLLALGYPLDKLVETGSRLQPVCGRMEVFNAPGKPTVVVDYAHTPDALEKALEATRLHCQGRLWCVFGCGGDRYKGKRPLMGGIAEQFADRVVLTDDNPRTEEPQAIINDILAGLLDAGQALVIPGRAEAVTSAIMQAQEQDVVLVAGKGHEDYQLVGNRRLDYSDRATVAQLLGRLA, encoded by the coding sequence GTGGAAGATCGTAATTTGCGCGATTTACTTGGCCCGTGGGTGCCTTCGGCACCAAAGCGCGCGCTGCGGGAAATGACCTTAGACAGCCGTATTGCTGCGGCTGGGGATCTCTTTGTCGCCGTTGTGGGTCATCAAATGGATGGACGCCGCTATATCCCACAGGCTATCGCCCAGGGCGTTGCTGCTGTGATTGCCGAAGCTGATGGTCAGGCCGAAGACGGTGCCATCGTTGAAATGCATGGCGTGCCGATTATCTATCTGAGCCAACTGAACCAGCGCCTTTCCGCGCTGGCCGGGCGTTTTTACCACCAGCCCGCCGAGCGTCTGCGCCTGGTTGGCGTCACTGGCACCAATGGCAAAACCACGACTACGCAACTGCTGGCGCAATGGAGCCAACTGCTGGGTGAAACCAGTACGGTACTGGGGACCGTTGGCAATGGCCTGCTGAACCATGTCTGCCCGGCTGAGAATACGACTGGCTCTGCGGTGGATCTCCAACACCAATTAAACGATTTGGCTGAGCAAGGTGCGACCTTCGCCGCCATGGAGGTTTCCTCCCACGGGCTGGTACAACACCGGGTAGCGACGTTGCCATTTGCCGCTGCGGTCTTCACCAACCTGAGCCGCGATCACCTGGATTACCACGGTGATATGGCCAATTACGAAGCGGCTAAATGGACACTGTTCGCTGGGCATGATGTGGGCCAGATGATCATCAATGCTGATGACCAGGTCGGGCAGCACTGGTTAAGAAAATTGCCGGATGCAGTGGCGGTCACCATGCAGGATAAACTGCTGCCGGGCTGTCACTGCCGCTGGTTGAAAACCACTGCGATCAGCTATCAGGACAACGGTGCTACCCTCCGCTTCAGCTCCAACTGGGGCGATGGCGAAATCGCAAGTCAGCTAATGGGGGCCTTCAACGTCAACAATTTACTGTTGGCGCTGGCAACGTTGCTGGCACTGGGCTATCCGCTGGATAAGCTGGTGGAAACCGGTAGCCGTCTGCAACCGGTGTGCGGACGGATGGAAGTGTTTAACGCTCCGGGCAAACCAACGGTAGTGGTGGATTACGCCCATACGCCCGATGCGCTAGAAAAAGCGCTGGAAGCGACACGCCTGCATTGCCAGGGGCGGTTATGGTGTGTCTTCGGCTGCGGCGGCGATCGCTATAAGGGCAAGCGGCCATTGATGGGCGGGATCGCCGAGCAGTTTGCCGATCGGGTAGTGCTCACCGATGACAATCCGCGTACCGAAGAACCGCAGGCGATCATCAATGATATTCTTGCCGGGCTGCTGGACGCCGGGCAGGCGCTGGTGATCCCTGGCCGCGCTGAAGCGGTGACCAGCGCCATCATGCAGGCGCAGGAACAAGATGTCGTGCTGGTGGCGGGTAAAGGCCACGAGGATTACCAACTGGTGGGTAACAGACGTCTGGACTACTCTGACCGCGCCACTGTCGCTCAACTGTTGGGGAGGCTGGCATGA
- the murF gene encoding UDP-N-acetylmuramoyl-tripeptide--D-alanyl-D-alanine ligase — protein MIPVSLLVLAEILSAELIGADSQIIEVKTDTRKVTTGCLFVALKGEHFDAHDCADAAVAAGAGALLVSQRLALDAPQLVVADTRLALGQLAAWVRQQVPVRLVAMTGSSGKTSVKEMTTAILSECGEVLYTAGNFNNDIGVPLTLLRLQPQHDFAVIELGANHIGEIAYTSALARPQAALINNLAAAHLEGFGSLEGVAQAKGEIFTGLPADGVAIINADNNDWPHWQSMLSGKTVRCFSPQASAGVEFFASEVRGDGNGTQFQLHSPFGSAEIVLPLPGRHNVANALAAAALAMSVGASLKSVRQGLSQLQAVPGRMFPIVLAANKLLLDDSYNANVGSMTTAAQVLAEMPGYRVMVVGDMDELGAEAKEYHRQVGEATRRAGIEKVISVGGLSRVLSMASGNGEHYQDKTAVIARVAELLVEHEVITVLIKGSHRASMQHVVCALQEKTPC, from the coding sequence ATGATCCCTGTCTCCCTTTTGGTACTGGCTGAGATATTAAGCGCTGAGTTGATCGGCGCTGATAGCCAAATTATTGAGGTGAAGACAGATACCCGTAAGGTGACCACCGGTTGCCTTTTTGTGGCGTTGAAGGGCGAGCATTTCGACGCACACGATTGTGCTGACGCTGCCGTGGCCGCAGGGGCTGGGGCGTTACTGGTAAGTCAGCGTCTAGCGCTGGATGCACCTCAGTTGGTGGTGGCAGATACCCGCCTGGCATTGGGGCAACTCGCCGCCTGGGTGCGTCAGCAGGTACCGGTGCGCTTGGTGGCGATGACCGGCTCCTCTGGCAAAACATCAGTAAAAGAAATGACCACCGCCATTCTCAGTGAGTGCGGTGAGGTGCTGTACACCGCCGGTAACTTTAACAATGATATCGGCGTGCCGCTGACACTGTTGCGTCTGCAACCGCAGCATGATTTTGCGGTGATAGAACTGGGCGCTAACCATATTGGCGAAATTGCCTATACTAGCGCATTGGCGCGTCCGCAGGCTGCCCTGATAAACAACCTGGCGGCTGCCCATCTAGAAGGTTTCGGTTCATTGGAGGGGGTTGCTCAGGCGAAAGGGGAAATTTTTACCGGCCTGCCAGCTGATGGCGTGGCGATTATCAACGCCGACAATAACGACTGGCCGCACTGGCAGAGCATGCTGAGCGGAAAGACCGTCCGGTGCTTCTCGCCACAAGCCAGCGCCGGGGTGGAGTTCTTCGCCAGCGAGGTGCGGGGCGATGGCAACGGCACGCAGTTCCAGCTACACAGCCCGTTTGGCAGCGCTGAGATCGTGCTGCCGCTGCCGGGCCGCCACAACGTGGCCAATGCCTTGGCGGCGGCGGCGCTAGCGATGTCGGTGGGGGCTTCCCTCAAGTCAGTGCGCCAGGGGCTGAGCCAGTTGCAAGCAGTGCCAGGGCGTATGTTCCCGATCGTGTTGGCGGCAAACAAGCTGCTATTGGACGATAGTTACAATGCCAACGTTGGGTCGATGACCACCGCCGCGCAAGTGCTGGCGGAGATGCCGGGTTACCGCGTGATGGTGGTGGGTGACATGGACGAACTGGGGGCAGAGGCGAAAGAGTACCACCGTCAGGTGGGTGAAGCCACCCGTCGGGCGGGTATCGAAAAGGTGATCAGCGTCGGCGGTTTGAGCCGGGTGTTGAGCATGGCGTCTGGCAACGGCGAACATTATCAGGACAAAACAGCTGTGATTGCGCGCGTGGCAGAATTACTGGTGGAACATGAGGTCATTACTGTGTTAATCAAGGGTTCACATCGTGCCTCAATGCAGCATGTGGTCTGTGCGCTACAGGAGAAAACACCATGCTAG
- the mraY gene encoding phospho-N-acetylmuramoyl-pentapeptide-transferase, with translation MLVWLAESLVKYYSGFNVFSYLTFRAIVSLLTALFLSLWMGPRVITHLQKMSFGQVVRDDGPESHFSKRGTPTMGGTMIFTSITISVLMWAYPSNPYVWCVLLVLVGYGIVGFVDDYRKVVRKDTKGLVARWKYFWQSVIALAVAFTMYAVGKGTPATELVVPFFKDIVPQLGLLYVLLAYIVIVGTSNAVNLTDGLDGLAIMPTVFVAAGFALVAWATGNMNFASYLHIPYLRHAGELVIFCTAIVGAGLGFLWFNTYPAQVFMGDVGSLALGGALGTIAVLLRQEFLLLIMGGVFVIETLSVILQVGSFKLRGQRVFRMAPIHHHYELKGWPEPRVIVRFWIISLMLVLIGLATLKVR, from the coding sequence ATGCTAGTTTGGTTGGCTGAATCTTTGGTCAAATATTATTCAGGATTTAACGTCTTTTCCTATCTGACGTTCAGGGCCATTGTCAGCCTGCTGACAGCACTGTTCCTTTCGCTGTGGATGGGGCCTCGGGTTATCACGCATCTACAGAAAATGTCCTTCGGCCAGGTGGTGCGCGACGATGGCCCTGAGTCGCACTTTAGCAAACGCGGCACGCCGACCATGGGTGGCACCATGATCTTTACTTCTATCACCATTTCAGTGCTGATGTGGGCTTACCCATCCAACCCTTATGTTTGGTGCGTGCTGTTGGTTCTGGTTGGTTATGGCATCGTCGGCTTTGTTGATGACTATCGTAAGGTGGTGCGTAAAGACACCAAGGGGCTAGTCGCCCGCTGGAAGTACTTCTGGCAATCGGTGATAGCGCTGGCCGTCGCCTTCACCATGTATGCCGTAGGCAAAGGCACGCCCGCCACCGAACTGGTGGTGCCCTTTTTTAAGGACATCGTGCCGCAACTCGGTCTTCTGTATGTGCTGCTGGCCTATATCGTGATCGTCGGCACCAGCAACGCGGTCAATCTGACCGACGGGCTGGATGGCCTGGCGATAATGCCAACGGTGTTTGTCGCCGCTGGGTTTGCGCTGGTGGCCTGGGCGACAGGTAACATGAACTTTGCCAGCTACCTACATATTCCGTATCTTCGTCATGCCGGTGAATTAGTGATCTTCTGTACCGCTATCGTCGGTGCTGGCCTGGGCTTCCTGTGGTTCAATACTTATCCGGCACAGGTATTTATGGGAGATGTCGGTTCGTTGGCATTGGGCGGGGCATTGGGCACCATCGCGGTGCTGCTGCGTCAAGAGTTCCTGTTATTGATTATGGGCGGTGTGTTCGTGATTGAAACGCTGTCGGTCATTTTGCAGGTGGGATCGTTCAAGCTGCGTGGGCAACGTGTTTTCCGCATGGCACCCATTCATCATCACTATGAATTGAAAGGCTGGCCGGAACCGCGCGTGATTGTGCGCTTCTGGATTATTTCGCTAATGCTGGTGCTGATTGGCCTGGCAACGCTGAAGGTGCGGTAA